A single genomic interval of Nonomuraea rubra harbors:
- a CDS encoding aldehyde dehydrogenase family protein — protein sequence MNTLQNLIGGVWQDARGAGFHDVVNPATEEAVARCPSGSPEDVRLAVDAAAAAQPAWAALPVADRVARLTRWADTVAAHAGELAEAECREMGKPVALGTAFIGGAAQAFKVAVAEALDYPFEETIAGPDGGSTTIVRNPLGVTAVIVPWNFPVPMTLGALGPLLAAGNTVVLKPSERSPLSAARLLELMDLPPGVVNLVLGDSRAGAPLAADERIGLVHFTGSVEAGRKVGAQSGGLLHRSILELGGKDPVIVDAGVDPAATAAAVAFGAFANTGQICTSMERIYVHQDVAEPFVAALVEAAGAYPAGDVLGPLVDRRQRDVVVRHVTDAVERGATVRAGGVVPEGPGFYYPATVLTGVDESMLVMTEETFGPVAPVAVVSSFEEGLERAGASRYGLAATVYTTDPAHAAAARRIPAGVVWVNQWQGGGPERLYEPAGDSGMGATGARAAYDAATRPTSIHLAPLA from the coding sequence TTGAATACCCTGCAGAACCTGATCGGCGGCGTCTGGCAGGACGCCCGCGGCGCCGGCTTCCACGACGTGGTGAACCCGGCGACCGAGGAGGCCGTCGCGCGCTGCCCCAGCGGCTCGCCCGAGGACGTACGCCTGGCCGTGGACGCCGCCGCCGCGGCGCAGCCGGCCTGGGCCGCGCTCCCCGTCGCCGACCGCGTCGCCCGCCTGACCCGCTGGGCCGACACGGTCGCCGCGCACGCCGGGGAGCTGGCCGAGGCCGAGTGCCGCGAGATGGGCAAACCGGTCGCCCTCGGCACCGCGTTCATCGGCGGCGCCGCGCAGGCGTTCAAGGTCGCCGTGGCCGAGGCCCTGGACTATCCGTTCGAGGAGACGATCGCCGGCCCGGACGGCGGCAGCACCACGATCGTGCGCAACCCGCTCGGCGTCACCGCCGTCATCGTGCCGTGGAACTTCCCCGTGCCCATGACCCTCGGCGCGCTCGGCCCCCTGCTCGCCGCCGGGAACACCGTCGTGCTCAAGCCGTCCGAGCGCTCGCCGCTGTCGGCGGCGCGGCTGCTGGAGCTGATGGACCTGCCGCCCGGGGTGGTCAACCTCGTCCTGGGCGACTCGCGGGCCGGCGCGCCGCTGGCCGCCGACGAGCGGATCGGCCTCGTGCACTTCACCGGCTCCGTCGAGGCGGGACGCAAGGTCGGCGCGCAGAGCGGCGGGCTGCTGCACCGGTCGATCCTCGAACTCGGCGGCAAGGACCCCGTCATCGTGGACGCCGGCGTGGACCCGGCCGCGACGGCCGCCGCGGTGGCGTTCGGCGCGTTCGCCAACACCGGGCAGATCTGCACCTCCATGGAGCGCATCTACGTGCACCAGGACGTCGCCGAGCCGTTCGTCGCCGCGCTCGTCGAGGCCGCCGGCGCCTACCCGGCCGGTGACGTGCTCGGGCCGCTGGTGGACCGGCGGCAGCGGGACGTCGTCGTCCGGCACGTCACCGACGCCGTCGAGCGCGGCGCGACCGTCCGCGCCGGCGGGGTGGTGCCCGAGGGCCCGGGCTTCTACTACCCCGCCACCGTGCTCACCGGCGTGGACGAGTCCATGCTGGTCATGACGGAGGAGACGTTCGGGCCGGTCGCTCCCGTCGCCGTCGTCTCCTCCTTCGAGGAGGGCCTGGAGCGGGCCGGCGCCTCACGGTACGGCCTGGCCGCCACCGTCTACACCACCGACCCCGCGCACGCCGCCGCGGCACGCCGCATCCCCGCCGGCGTCGTCTGGGTGAACCAGTGGCAGGGCGGCGGCCCCGAGCGGCTCTACGAGCCGGCGGGCGACAGCGGCATGGGCGCCACCGGAGCCCGCGCCGCCTACGACGCCGCCACCCGCCCCACCTCCATCCACCTCGCCCCGCTCGCCTGA
- a CDS encoding GNAT family N-acetyltransferase — translation MQVIREASPGDVAAMAGLMARRREEYERYQPVFWRRAPGAADRHAAFLAGLVGDPEVIVRVCERDGRFAGFAIASLVPSPPVYDPGGPTCTIDDYAVVDDRDWASIGVDLLRAVTDEARARGAAQVVVVCGHADQAKREALRLAGLSIASEWWTAPL, via the coding sequence ATGCAGGTGATCCGCGAGGCTTCGCCCGGTGACGTGGCGGCGATGGCCGGGCTGATGGCGCGCCGCCGCGAGGAGTACGAGCGATACCAGCCGGTGTTCTGGCGCCGCGCCCCCGGCGCCGCGGACCGGCACGCCGCGTTCCTGGCCGGGCTGGTCGGCGATCCGGAGGTGATCGTCCGGGTGTGCGAGCGGGACGGCCGGTTCGCCGGCTTCGCGATCGCGTCCCTGGTCCCCTCTCCTCCGGTCTACGACCCCGGCGGGCCCACGTGCACGATCGACGACTACGCGGTCGTGGACGACCGCGACTGGGCCTCGATCGGCGTGGACCTGCTCCGGGCGGTCACGGACGAGGCGCGGGCGCGGGGCGCGGCGCAGGTCGTGGTGGTGTGCGGGCACGCCGACCAGGCGAAGCGGGAGGCGCTCCGCCTGGCCGGGCTGTCCATCGCCTCGGAGTGGTGGACGGCGCCGCTCTGA
- a CDS encoding NAD(P)/FAD-dependent oxidoreductase, with the protein MPHIVIIGGGFAGVWAAAAAARLRDAAGLDITLIAPDDAMVLRPRMYEADPDRATVPLSGLLDPIEVRHRRAWAERIDVAARRVHAGGEAIGYDRLVLATGSRLVRPGLPGAGLLFDVDTLAGARRLADHLRGRDGFTAVVVGAGFTGLEVATELAGRGRVVLVDQADVVGPDLGPAPRPYIEDALGRLGVELRLGTGLCAVEPGGAVLSGGTRIAADAVVWTAGVRADPLTEQIPARRDRLGRLAVDRWMRVAEPSGAVFAAGDVAAARFDDGHDVMQSCQHATPMGKTAGHNAAADLLGLPPLDFAPAPYVTCLDLGAAGGLYTKGWEREVALSGERGKEVKQWIMKRIQPPVDDAGLLLDLAGRVRLPIPF; encoded by the coding sequence ATGCCGCACATCGTGATCATCGGTGGGGGCTTCGCCGGGGTGTGGGCGGCGGCCGCGGCCGCGCGCTTGCGTGACGCCGCCGGCCTGGACATCACGCTGATCGCGCCGGACGACGCCATGGTGCTGCGCCCGCGGATGTACGAGGCCGACCCGGACCGCGCGACCGTCCCGCTGTCGGGGCTGCTCGATCCCATCGAGGTCCGCCACCGCCGCGCCTGGGCGGAGCGCATCGACGTGGCAGCCCGCCGGGTGCACGCCGGCGGGGAGGCGATCGGCTACGACCGGCTGGTGCTGGCCACGGGCAGCCGGCTGGTGCGGCCCGGCCTGCCGGGCGCCGGCCTGCTGTTCGACGTGGACACCCTGGCGGGCGCACGGCGGCTGGCCGATCACCTGCGGGGCAGGGACGGGTTCACGGCCGTGGTGGTCGGGGCCGGGTTCACCGGCCTGGAGGTGGCTACGGAGCTGGCCGGGCGCGGGCGGGTGGTGCTCGTGGACCAGGCGGACGTCGTGGGGCCCGACCTCGGGCCCGCACCGCGGCCGTACATCGAGGACGCCCTCGGCCGGCTGGGCGTCGAGCTGCGCCTGGGCACCGGCCTGTGTGCGGTCGAGCCCGGCGGGGCGGTGCTGTCCGGCGGGACGCGGATCGCCGCCGACGCGGTCGTGTGGACGGCCGGCGTGCGCGCGGACCCGCTCACCGAGCAGATCCCCGCGCGCCGCGACCGGCTCGGCCGGCTGGCCGTCGACCGGTGGATGCGGGTGGCGGAGCCGTCGGGGGCCGTGTTCGCGGCCGGGGACGTGGCGGCGGCCCGCTTCGACGACGGCCACGATGTCATGCAGTCCTGCCAGCACGCGACCCCGATGGGCAAGACGGCCGGGCACAACGCCGCCGCCGACCTGCTCGGGCTGCCGCCGCTCGATTTCGCACCCGCGCCGTACGTGACCTGCCTGGACCTGGGGGCCGCCGGTGGGCTCTACACGAAGGGCTGGGAGCGGGAGGTCGCGCTCAGCGGCGAGCGGGGCAAGGAGGTCAAGCAGTGGATCATGAAGCGGATCCAGCCTCCGGTCGATGACGCCGGGCTCCTGCTCGATCTGGCGGGGAGGGTGCGCCTGCCGATCCCGTTCTGA
- the sigJ gene encoding RNA polymerase sigma factor SigJ, with amino-acid sequence MELSPRLEQEWELHRPAVFGAAYRLLGSVAEAEDVVQDVWLRAAAAEDLAQVANLRAWLITVAARTAYNVLRSARVRREDYVGPWLPEPLLTGPDAAGPVLVDESVGTAMMVVMRELAPPERVAFVLHDVFGLPFEQIAGVLGRSVPASRKLASRARGRVAAARDSEPEAARGERERVVAAFRAASQAGDLARLVAVLDPDVVYVADGGGRAKAARVPVRGRDRLAPMLAWIEGRHPAERIEPIEVGGQPALITYRDGVPAWVDTFGIRDGRIVTIWRVVNPEKLRRLGHL; translated from the coding sequence ATGGAGCTGAGTCCTCGCCTGGAGCAGGAGTGGGAGCTGCATCGCCCGGCCGTGTTCGGTGCGGCGTACCGGCTGCTGGGCAGCGTGGCCGAGGCCGAGGACGTGGTGCAGGACGTCTGGCTGCGGGCGGCGGCCGCCGAGGACCTGGCGCAGGTGGCGAACCTGCGGGCGTGGCTGATCACGGTGGCGGCGCGCACGGCGTACAACGTGCTGAGGTCGGCCAGGGTGCGGCGCGAGGACTACGTCGGGCCGTGGCTGCCCGAGCCGCTGCTGACCGGCCCCGACGCGGCCGGGCCCGTGCTGGTGGACGAGTCGGTGGGCACGGCGATGATGGTGGTGATGCGGGAGCTGGCGCCGCCCGAGCGGGTGGCGTTCGTGCTGCACGACGTGTTCGGGCTGCCGTTCGAGCAGATCGCCGGCGTGCTCGGCAGGTCCGTGCCGGCCTCGCGCAAGCTGGCCTCCCGGGCGCGCGGCCGGGTCGCGGCGGCCCGCGACAGCGAGCCGGAGGCCGCGCGCGGCGAGCGCGAGCGGGTGGTGGCCGCCTTCCGCGCCGCGTCGCAGGCGGGCGACCTGGCCCGGCTGGTGGCGGTGCTGGATCCGGACGTGGTGTACGTCGCCGACGGCGGCGGCAGGGCCAAGGCCGCCCGCGTGCCGGTACGCGGCCGCGACCGGCTGGCGCCGATGCTGGCGTGGATCGAGGGGCGGCACCCGGCCGAGCGGATCGAGCCGATCGAGGTGGGCGGGCAGCCCGCGCTGATCACCTACCGGGACGGCGTGCCGGCGTGGGTGGACACGTTCGGGATCCGCGACGGCCGGATCGTCACCATCTGGCGGGTGGTCAATCCGGAGAAGCTCCGGCGTCTCGGTCACCTTTGA
- a CDS encoding threonine aldolase family protein has product MADGDPPVRRALFLHAPIRRRPRAVLERMLELVDDDTPPDGPDGPVAVLERRLAGLLGKERALFFPSGTMAQQAVLRVYADRGGRRTFAGHPFTHLDVWEEQGYNAVHGLRFRRTGDPYELMTAQDLCAIGEPLAAVVWELPQRDLGGLLPEWDELGEQVGLMRATGAAAHLDGARLWEAQTYYRRPLDEIAGLFDSVYVSLYKSLQGVRGAVLAGDAGTVAAAGVWRQRLGGGIADAWPLALAALAGLGTVGERMPVYREHAIAIAAAINADGAARTRPDPPQTPLFHVHLPAPRRAVEQAGRALLEEQGVQLWGRVRSGPDPSRCSFEVTVGENAMDFTPEEVAALIRDVLTRTAK; this is encoded by the coding sequence ATGGCCGATGGCGACCCGCCCGTGCGGCGGGCCCTGTTCCTGCACGCGCCGATCCGGCGCAGGCCGCGGGCGGTGCTGGAGCGGATGCTGGAGCTGGTGGACGACGACACCCCGCCGGACGGCCCGGACGGTCCCGTCGCCGTGCTGGAGCGGCGCCTGGCCGGGCTGCTCGGCAAGGAGCGCGCGCTGTTCTTCCCGAGCGGGACGATGGCGCAGCAGGCCGTGCTGCGCGTGTACGCCGACCGCGGCGGGCGCCGGACGTTCGCCGGGCACCCGTTCACGCATCTGGACGTGTGGGAGGAGCAGGGGTACAACGCCGTCCACGGGTTGCGCTTCCGCCGTACCGGTGACCCGTACGAGCTGATGACGGCGCAGGACCTGTGCGCGATCGGCGAGCCGCTGGCGGCGGTGGTGTGGGAGCTGCCGCAGCGCGACCTCGGCGGCCTGCTCCCCGAGTGGGACGAGCTGGGCGAGCAGGTCGGGCTCATGCGGGCGACCGGGGCTGCCGCGCATCTCGACGGGGCGCGGCTGTGGGAGGCCCAGACGTACTACCGGCGGCCTCTGGACGAGATCGCGGGCCTGTTCGACTCCGTGTACGTCTCGCTCTACAAGAGCCTTCAGGGCGTGCGGGGGGCCGTGCTCGCCGGCGACGCGGGTACGGTGGCCGCGGCCGGGGTGTGGCGGCAGCGGCTCGGCGGCGGCATCGCGGACGCGTGGCCGCTCGCCCTGGCCGCCCTCGCCGGCCTCGGCACCGTCGGGGAGCGCATGCCCGTCTACCGCGAGCACGCGATCGCCATCGCGGCCGCCATCAACGCCGACGGCGCTGCCCGCACCCGGCCGGATCCGCCGCAGACGCCGCTGTTCCACGTGCACCTGCCCGCTCCCAGGCGGGCCGTGGAGCAGGCCGGCCGGGCGCTGCTGGAGGAGCAGGGCGTGCAGCTCTGGGGCCGGGTGCGCAGCGGTCCCGACCCGTCCCGCTGCAGCTTCGAGGTCACGGTCGGCGAGAACGCGATGGACTTCACGCCCGAGGAGGTGGCCGCCCTCATCCGCGACGTGCTGACCCGCACCGCCAAGTGA
- a CDS encoding class I SAM-dependent methyltransferase, which yields MTVIDDLAAPPPGGPRTAVRERVPLLLGALVTGAPIALGCEAVLPAEEVLMMGGGLPVRLRSVRRRLARLLYDQRYGVRTADFADLAEFGLDHPERVYYSPAHWGTLRRALPVGDVGGQDVFLDLGAGKGRMVLEAAGRYPFKQVIGVELSPELTEVARANLAATRLRMRAREVEFVQSDALDYDIPDDVSVVFLNNPFRGRTFAAAMDRLLGSADRNPRPITLIYFNPVEEEHLLRTGRFRHLRTVTPWRRRDTGVFGTTRVYAVTA from the coding sequence GTGACTGTGATCGACGACCTGGCCGCCCCGCCGCCCGGCGGCCCGCGTACGGCCGTACGGGAGAGGGTGCCGCTGCTGCTCGGCGCGCTCGTGACGGGCGCGCCGATCGCCCTGGGCTGCGAGGCGGTGCTGCCGGCGGAAGAGGTCCTGATGATGGGCGGCGGCCTGCCCGTACGGCTGCGCTCCGTGCGCCGCCGGCTGGCCAGGCTGCTCTACGACCAGCGGTACGGCGTGCGCACCGCCGACTTCGCCGACCTCGCGGAGTTCGGCCTCGACCACCCGGAACGCGTCTACTACTCGCCCGCCCACTGGGGCACCCTGCGCAGGGCGCTGCCCGTCGGGGACGTGGGAGGCCAGGACGTGTTCCTCGACCTGGGCGCGGGCAAGGGCAGGATGGTGCTGGAGGCGGCGGGCAGGTACCCGTTCAAGCAGGTGATCGGCGTCGAGCTGTCTCCCGAGCTGACCGAGGTGGCCAGGGCCAACCTGGCCGCCACGAGGCTGCGGATGCGCGCGCGTGAGGTGGAGTTCGTGCAGTCGGACGCGCTCGACTACGACATCCCCGACGACGTCAGCGTGGTGTTCCTCAACAACCCGTTCAGGGGCAGGACGTTCGCCGCCGCCATGGACCGCCTGCTCGGCTCGGCCGACAGGAACCCGCGCCCGATCACCTTGATCTACTTCAACCCCGTCGAGGAGGAGCACCTGCTGCGGACCGGCCGCTTCCGCCACCTGCGCACGGTGACGCCCTGGCGGCGCAGGGACACGGGCGTGTTCGGCACCACGCGCGTGTACGCGGTGACCGCGTAG
- a CDS encoding MerR family transcriptional regulator — translation MNSTDSMRIGELAERFDLAPHVLRHWEAMGLLTPAARVNGRRRYTRDHVVRVMTIIRAKGGGMSLDQIRDVLGAAGRAERRALLERHHADLERRLEEIAASKRLIEHLMECTAEDFTQCPSYRRIAAGLRDLTEDGCVI, via the coding sequence ATGAACTCGACGGACTCGATGCGCATCGGCGAGCTGGCCGAACGGTTCGACCTGGCGCCGCACGTGCTGCGCCACTGGGAGGCCATGGGCCTGCTGACCCCCGCCGCCCGGGTGAACGGCCGCCGCCGCTACACCCGCGACCACGTCGTACGGGTCATGACGATCATCCGGGCCAAGGGCGGCGGGATGAGCCTCGACCAGATCAGGGACGTGCTCGGCGCGGCCGGCAGGGCCGAGCGCCGAGCACTTCTCGAACGGCATCACGCGGACCTCGAGCGGCGGCTCGAGGAGATCGCGGCGTCCAAGCGCCTGATCGAGCACCTGATGGAGTGCACCGCCGAGGACTTCACGCAGTGCCCGTCCTACCGGCGCATCGCCGCGGGCCTGCGGGACCTGACGGAGGACGGGTGCGTGATCTGA
- a CDS encoding TraR/DksA family transcriptional regulator, with translation MTDTHGASHLSTIQLQTLRQDLQEQLERRSRQLLGLQDEARQSTGADDTWQELLVSLTTADRAIAELSQALDRLATGDYGRCGHCTAGIPFERLKIRPLARYCIGCQRRFEAA, from the coding sequence ATGACCGACACCCACGGAGCCTCACACCTCAGCACCATCCAGCTCCAGACCCTCCGCCAGGACCTCCAGGAGCAGCTCGAACGGCGCAGCCGCCAGCTGCTCGGCCTCCAGGACGAGGCGCGGCAGAGCACCGGCGCCGACGACACGTGGCAGGAGCTGCTGGTCTCCCTGACCACCGCCGACCGTGCGATCGCCGAGCTCTCCCAGGCCCTCGACCGGCTCGCCACCGGCGACTACGGCCGCTGCGGGCACTGCACGGCGGGCATCCCGTTCGAACGGCTGAAGATCCGGCCGCTGGCCCGCTACTGCATCGGCTGTCAGCGCCGGTTCGAGGCGGCCTAG
- a CDS encoding aldo/keto reductase gives MPMDQYFLLGRSGLRVSRLALGTMNFGTGGFHAAYGKTEDEARPIFRRYLEAGGNFIDTADFYTAGESETILGNLIAEAGVRDRVVLTTKFTNSVDPGDPNAGGNGRKHMIRALEASLRRLRTDHVDLFLLHTWDRITPVEEVMRTFDDLTRAGKIRYAGLSDVPSWYAARAQTLAEAHALAPVVSLQLPYSLVDRAIEREHVAMGQSLGLGITAWSPLGSGFLTGKYRQADQGLTGEGRLSGAGGAGRTWSDREWRLLGTLEKVAAEFGRPMAQVALNWVATRPGVASAIIGASSAGQLDANLSALDFDLPAELSARLDEASDVPAESVYRMFTAGYQGWLVSPGAKVADKPAGYVPAVRNWAPENAA, from the coding sequence ATGCCCATGGATCAGTACTTCCTGCTCGGCCGCTCCGGCCTGCGCGTCAGCCGCCTCGCCCTCGGCACGATGAACTTCGGCACCGGCGGCTTCCACGCCGCGTACGGCAAGACCGAGGACGAGGCCCGCCCCATCTTCCGCCGCTACCTCGAGGCCGGCGGCAACTTCATCGACACCGCCGACTTCTACACCGCCGGGGAGAGCGAGACCATCCTCGGCAACCTCATCGCCGAGGCCGGGGTACGCGACCGGGTGGTGCTCACCACCAAGTTCACCAACAGCGTGGACCCCGGCGACCCGAACGCCGGCGGCAACGGCCGCAAGCACATGATCAGGGCGCTGGAGGCGTCCCTGCGCCGCCTGCGCACCGACCACGTCGATCTGTTCCTGCTGCACACCTGGGACCGGATCACCCCGGTCGAGGAGGTCATGCGCACGTTCGACGACCTCACCAGGGCCGGCAAGATCCGGTACGCGGGCCTGTCGGACGTGCCGAGCTGGTACGCGGCCAGGGCCCAGACCCTGGCCGAGGCGCACGCGCTCGCCCCGGTGGTCAGCCTGCAGCTCCCCTACTCCCTGGTGGACCGGGCGATCGAGCGCGAGCACGTCGCCATGGGCCAGAGCCTGGGCCTCGGCATCACCGCGTGGAGCCCGCTCGGCAGCGGCTTCCTCACCGGCAAGTACCGCCAGGCCGACCAGGGCCTGACCGGCGAGGGCCGGCTGAGCGGCGCGGGCGGCGCGGGGCGCACGTGGTCGGACAGGGAATGGCGGCTCCTGGGGACGCTGGAGAAGGTCGCCGCCGAGTTCGGCCGGCCGATGGCCCAGGTGGCGCTCAACTGGGTCGCCACCCGGCCGGGCGTGGCCTCGGCGATCATCGGGGCGAGCAGCGCCGGGCAGCTCGACGCCAACCTGTCCGCCCTCGACTTCGACCTGCCCGCCGAGCTGAGTGCCCGGCTCGACGAGGCGAGCGACGTGCCCGCGGAGTCGGTGTACCGGATGTTCACCGCTGGCTACCAGGGCTGGCTGGTCAGCCCGGGCGCCAAGGTCGCCGACAAGCCCGCCGGTTACGTCCCCGCCGTGCGGAACTGGGCGCCGGAGAACGCGGCCTGA